One Solibacillus sp. R5-41 DNA segment encodes these proteins:
- a CDS encoding heme oxygenase — MITVTNRIKVKKGMAMKMAPNFAKPGPLQQFEGFEKVEVLVSTQFEEYDEMSVVMYWASKENFEAWRESDAFKETHKRPAASTNGEQAESPMLGSQIVVAEVAASVSK, encoded by the coding sequence ATGATTACCGTAACAAACCGTATAAAAGTGAAAAAAGGTATGGCAATGAAAATGGCACCAAACTTTGCAAAACCAGGTCCTTTACAACAATTTGAAGGATTTGAGAAGGTCGAAGTATTAGTTTCTACACAGTTTGAAGAGTATGATGAAATGAGTGTTGTCATGTATTGGGCATCAAAAGAAAATTTTGAAGCTTGGCGTGAAAGCGATGCGTTTAAAGAAACACATAAACGACCTGCTGCTAGCACAAATGGTGAACAAGCTGAATCTCCAATGCTTGGCTCACAAATCGTGGTTGCTGAAGTAGCTGCATCTGTTTCAAAGTAA
- a CDS encoding bifunctional UDP-sugar hydrolase/5'-nucleotidase, which produces MKFSIIATSDIHGHTERFSQLAKMIQKEKPALLIDNGDFLQGSHLSYYYEQVKKETHPQITLANEIQYDVAIFGNHEFNYPLKEIANMRKACHFPWIAANIQGFAQPYFIKEVHGIRIAVIGVVTQFVPQWDEKGLTASLFFETALESAKRTVQYVRSHENVQLVILSYHGGFERDINTGHRIDLEDGENQGYEMLQQIEGIDIFITGHQHLEIATTVNGVSVVQPGANAHCFAQITVTIENGKITHNPELIYVDDSIQQQSFEQFNHWKNTWIGDSEIDLSYSDFFSPRFQSIPYTQLIHQMQLHFTDAQLSVTELPYHSTGGFFKSIYLGDVLHNLPRTNYLKVIALTGSEIRDALELCAAVFELNDANEIDFSSMIHYPKPHPYTYDCWGGLDYELTISKAVGQRVTKLYYQGREIQPDDVFEVAINSYRATGSHQFMMMQKQAIREVPTIIPKLMMRYIQEQSPLKITLTSSFQVRK; this is translated from the coding sequence ATGAAGTTTTCAATAATTGCAACAAGTGATATTCACGGACATACAGAACGTTTTTCACAACTAGCAAAAATGATTCAAAAGGAAAAACCTGCATTATTAATTGATAATGGTGATTTTTTGCAAGGAAGTCACTTAAGCTATTACTATGAACAAGTCAAAAAAGAAACACATCCTCAAATCACCCTGGCAAATGAAATCCAATATGATGTCGCAATTTTTGGCAATCATGAATTTAATTATCCTTTGAAAGAGATCGCAAATATGAGAAAAGCTTGTCATTTCCCATGGATTGCGGCAAATATACAAGGTTTTGCACAACCTTATTTCATTAAAGAAGTTCATGGCATCCGAATTGCTGTTATTGGGGTTGTGACACAATTTGTACCACAATGGGATGAAAAGGGTTTGACAGCCTCGTTATTTTTCGAAACTGCATTAGAGAGCGCGAAAAGAACTGTACAGTATGTTCGATCACATGAAAATGTACAACTCGTTATTTTGAGTTACCACGGGGGATTTGAGCGTGATATAAATACAGGGCATCGAATTGATTTAGAAGATGGAGAAAATCAAGGCTATGAAATGCTGCAACAAATAGAAGGAATTGATATTTTCATTACGGGGCACCAGCATTTAGAAATCGCGACAACAGTAAATGGTGTTTCGGTAGTACAGCCCGGTGCAAATGCCCATTGCTTCGCTCAAATTACGGTGACAATTGAGAATGGTAAAATAACGCATAATCCTGAACTCATTTATGTGGATGATTCCATTCAACAACAATCTTTTGAACAATTTAACCATTGGAAAAACACCTGGATTGGTGACAGCGAAATCGATTTATCCTATTCCGATTTCTTCTCCCCTAGGTTCCAAAGCATTCCGTATACACAGCTCATCCATCAAATGCAGTTACATTTTACCGATGCACAGCTTTCCGTAACGGAGCTCCCCTACCATTCCACTGGTGGATTTTTTAAAAGTATCTACTTAGGTGATGTGCTCCATAATTTACCACGCACGAACTATTTAAAAGTTATTGCATTGACTGGTTCAGAAATTCGAGATGCACTGGAATTATGTGCAGCGGTGTTTGAATTGAATGATGCAAATGAAATTGATTTTAGTTCGATGATTCATTACCCCAAGCCGCATCCGTACACATATGATTGCTGGGGTGGGCTCGATTATGAATTAACCATTTCAAAAGCTGTCGGTCAACGTGTCACAAAACTGTATTATCAGGGCCGAGAAATTCAGCCAGATGATGTGTTTGAAGTAGCTATCAATAGTTACCGCGCCACAGGTTCACATCAATTTATGATGATGCAAAAACAGGCGATTCGAGAAGTCCCTACGATTATTCCTAAATTGATGATGCGTTATATTCAGGAGCAAAGCCCATTGAAAATTACGCTGACAAGCTCTTTCCAAGTTCGAAAATAG
- a CDS encoding ribonucleotide-diphosphate reductase subunit beta: MQLEKRKIMEKTAPNRSTGIVNGQSSNILNWDDVRYSWAYPKYKKMLANFWTPFEINMSTDVKQFPTLTEDEQASFLKIIGLLALLDSIQTDFAGKVADYLTDSSLSALMIILAQQEVVHNHSYSYILSSLVTKDVQDQTFDFWRTEPVLQKRNDFVVKGYIEFAENPTVENMLRAIVYDVILEGLFFYSGFAFFYHLARKQKMVATSTMINYINRDEQLHVDLFIKIYKELLEEYPQYQTQEWEQEVQAIFKEAAELEVNWAREIIGDKIDGLDVEDVEAYIYFYANVRCNQLGHDRPFEGYRKNPLKWIKAYEEVDLGKTDFFEQRSRQYTKINVEDNGFDDL; encoded by the coding sequence ATGCAATTAGAAAAACGCAAAATTATGGAAAAGACTGCTCCGAACCGTTCAACGGGCATTGTGAATGGACAGTCCTCAAATATTTTAAACTGGGATGATGTTCGTTATAGTTGGGCATACCCAAAATACAAAAAAATGCTAGCTAATTTTTGGACGCCTTTCGAAATTAATATGAGTACAGATGTGAAGCAATTTCCTACATTAACCGAGGATGAGCAAGCGTCATTTTTGAAAATTATTGGGCTGTTAGCATTATTAGATAGTATTCAAACAGATTTTGCGGGTAAGGTAGCGGATTATTTAACGGATTCAAGCTTGAGTGCACTTATGATTATTTTAGCGCAGCAAGAGGTCGTTCATAATCATTCGTATTCGTACATATTGTCGAGTCTTGTTACGAAAGATGTGCAGGATCAAACGTTCGATTTTTGGCGTACTGAGCCGGTGTTGCAAAAACGCAATGATTTCGTTGTGAAAGGTTATATTGAATTTGCTGAAAATCCGACTGTTGAAAATATGCTACGCGCCATCGTTTATGATGTCATTTTAGAAGGATTATTTTTCTATTCGGGCTTTGCTTTCTTCTACCATTTAGCACGCAAGCAAAAAATGGTCGCAACGAGTACGATGATAAATTATATTAACCGTGATGAACAGCTACATGTTGATTTATTTATTAAAATTTACAAGGAACTGCTTGAGGAATATCCACAATATCAAACACAAGAGTGGGAGCAAGAAGTACAAGCGATTTTCAAAGAAGCGGCGGAGCTTGAAGTCAACTGGGCAAGAGAAATAATTGGGGATAAAATTGATGGGCTAGATGTAGAGGATGTAGAAGCGTATATTTACTTTTATGCAAATGTAAGATGCAATCAACTTGGTCATGATCGGCCTTTTGAAGGCTATCGTAAAAACCCATTAAAATGGATTAAAGCATATGAAGAAGTCGATTTAGGAAAAACGGATTTCTTTGAACAACGTTCACGACAATATACGAAAATTAACGTAGAAGATAATGGATTTGATGATTTGTAA
- a CDS encoding O-linked GlcNAc transferase, producing the protein MSKIENLFYNGQFLACYEAAKQNKDVQEDKIAERLIQLFAQYEYDKFPVVTKKVVQSVERSNELYGEFDEVEEIRSIKEEEPFSLRIKQLEKDATEAEEEQKAQSFFVQGQLFLMAHHYDESVHCLIHAVKHNPNKAVFYGIAGQTMNRFNWSPFEAMIYIERAIELDPENARWYWNKALILTQLYKDLQQELFLEGALIALESATEYCREDQKSLKNGIDTTVENMKEYLFN; encoded by the coding sequence TTGTCAAAAATCGAAAACTTATTTTATAACGGCCAATTTTTAGCTTGCTATGAAGCGGCGAAGCAAAATAAAGATGTACAAGAAGATAAAATTGCAGAACGATTAATTCAATTATTTGCGCAGTATGAATATGACAAGTTTCCAGTAGTGACAAAAAAGGTGGTACAAAGTGTTGAGCGTAGTAATGAACTCTATGGAGAATTTGACGAAGTAGAGGAAATTCGTTCAATTAAAGAGGAAGAGCCATTTTCTCTTCGAATAAAGCAGCTTGAAAAGGATGCGACAGAAGCGGAGGAGGAGCAAAAAGCCCAATCTTTTTTTGTACAAGGGCAGCTATTTTTAATGGCACATCATTATGATGAAAGTGTCCATTGTTTAATTCACGCAGTAAAGCACAATCCAAATAAAGCGGTATTTTATGGCATCGCAGGACAAACAATGAACCGATTTAATTGGTCACCATTTGAGGCGATGATTTATATTGAACGAGCGATTGAGCTTGATCCGGAAAATGCACGTTGGTACTGGAATAAGGCGCTTATATTAACACAGCTATATAAAGATTTACAGCAGGAGCTATTTTTAGAAGGTGCACTCATTGCTTTGGAAAGTGCGACAGAATACTGCAGAGAGGATCAAAAATCGTTGAAAAACGGAATTGATACAACTGTTGAAAATATGAAGGAATATTTATTTAATTAA
- a CDS encoding ribonucleoside-diphosphate reductase subunit alpha, translated as MIEVQEKILEQLVQQFGDEDLEQLLRFSQKWLRKNEGATTNAWIEASILETISYIDEQEPYWTFVAGKLLTEKIYREHQQKFQVSAPYENFNGWLETLVEKELLHPMLVENYSKAERTLLGTIMDPSRDELFTYIGLRTLMDRYVVRDFDNSLAELPQQRWLIIAMTLMINETESRLQKVEEAYWALSNLYMTVATPTLSNAGKTHGQLSSCFIDTVDDSLQSIYDTNTDVATLSKYGGGIGVYMGKVRSRGSEIRGYKGASSGVLPWIKQLNNTAVSVDQLGQRQGAIAVYLDVWHRDILTFLDLRLNNGDERLRAHDIFTGVCLPDIFMEAVEQREGWHLFDPYEVRKTMGYSLEDFYDEKRGEGSFRTRYEECVDNPILSREVIPAIEIMKRIMRSQLETGVPFMFYRDEVNRKNPNKHAGMIYSSNLCSEIAQNMSATQFESQILDDDTIVTRRKAGDFVVCNLSSINLGRAVPAQALQRLIPIQVRMLDNVIELNTIPVLQADLTNKRYRGIGLGTFGWHHLLALQEIAWESDEAVQFADELYEEIAYLTIQASNALAQEKGAYPLFKGSDWQTGKYFEERGLTSEKWRELAQLVHAGGLRNGYLMAVAPNSSTSILAGSTATIDPIFQKSYSEEKKDYKIPVTVPDLNSKTTWYYKSAYFIDQRWTIKQNAARAKHIDQGISLNLYVQNTIKAKDLLQLHLDAWSSGIKTTYYVRSTSTELLECESCSS; from the coding sequence ATGATAGAAGTACAGGAAAAAATACTGGAACAATTAGTGCAACAATTTGGTGATGAAGACTTGGAGCAATTGCTTCGTTTTTCACAAAAATGGTTACGTAAAAATGAAGGTGCAACAACGAATGCTTGGATTGAGGCAAGCATCCTTGAAACGATTAGCTATATCGATGAGCAGGAGCCATACTGGACGTTTGTCGCGGGGAAATTATTAACGGAAAAAATTTACCGTGAGCATCAGCAAAAATTCCAAGTGTCAGCACCATATGAAAACTTCAATGGCTGGCTAGAAACGTTAGTAGAAAAAGAGTTGCTTCATCCGATGTTAGTGGAAAATTATTCGAAAGCAGAAAGAACATTGCTCGGAACGATTATGGATCCATCCCGCGATGAATTATTTACTTATATCGGCTTGCGTACACTAATGGATCGTTATGTTGTCCGAGATTTTGATAACTCGTTAGCAGAGCTCCCACAACAACGCTGGTTAATCATTGCGATGACGCTCATGATAAATGAAACGGAAAGTCGTTTGCAAAAAGTAGAAGAAGCATATTGGGCTTTATCCAATTTGTATATGACAGTAGCAACACCAACTTTATCAAATGCAGGGAAAACGCATGGTCAACTTTCAAGCTGCTTTATAGATACAGTGGATGATAGCTTGCAAAGTATTTATGATACGAATACAGATGTCGCAACGCTTTCTAAATATGGTGGCGGTATAGGTGTTTACATGGGGAAAGTCCGCAGTCGTGGCTCAGAAATTCGAGGATATAAAGGTGCATCAAGTGGCGTACTGCCATGGATTAAGCAGCTAAATAATACTGCTGTTTCAGTTGATCAGCTTGGTCAACGTCAAGGGGCGATTGCTGTTTATTTAGATGTATGGCACCGCGATATTTTAACATTTTTAGATTTACGCTTAAACAATGGGGATGAGCGTCTCCGTGCACATGATATTTTTACGGGCGTTTGCTTACCTGACATCTTTATGGAGGCGGTTGAGCAAAGAGAGGGTTGGCATTTATTTGATCCTTATGAAGTGCGAAAAACAATGGGCTATTCTTTAGAGGATTTTTATGATGAGAAGCGCGGTGAAGGTTCATTCCGTACACGCTATGAGGAATGTGTGGATAATCCAATATTATCCAGAGAAGTGATTCCTGCGATTGAAATTATGAAACGTATTATGCGCAGTCAATTAGAAACAGGCGTACCATTTATGTTTTATCGTGATGAAGTAAACCGTAAAAATCCAAATAAGCATGCAGGAATGATTTATTCGAGTAATTTATGTTCGGAAATTGCTCAAAACATGAGTGCGACGCAATTTGAATCGCAAATATTAGATGATGATACGATTGTAACACGTCGTAAAGCAGGCGATTTTGTCGTATGTAATTTAAGCTCGATTAACTTAGGGCGTGCCGTGCCAGCTCAAGCTTTACAACGCTTAATCCCAATTCAAGTGCGCATGCTTGATAATGTAATTGAACTAAATACGATTCCTGTACTACAAGCCGATTTAACGAATAAACGCTATCGCGGCATCGGACTTGGCACATTTGGCTGGCATCATTTACTAGCGCTCCAGGAAATCGCGTGGGAATCAGATGAGGCGGTTCAGTTTGCTGATGAATTGTATGAAGAAATTGCTTATTTAACAATCCAAGCATCGAATGCATTAGCGCAGGAAAAGGGTGCGTATCCGCTATTTAAAGGCTCTGATTGGCAAACTGGGAAGTATTTTGAGGAGCGTGGTCTTACGTCTGAAAAATGGCGAGAGTTGGCTCAACTTGTACACGCGGGGGGATTACGCAACGGCTATTTAATGGCAGTAGCACCTAACTCTTCTACATCGATTTTAGCGGGCTCGACTGCGACAATTGATCCGATTTTCCAGAAATCTTATTCTGAGGAGAAAAAGGACTACAAAATTCCGGTGACAGTGCCGGATTTAAATTCGAAAACAACTTGGTATTATAAATCCGCTTACTTTATCGATCAGCGCTGGACAATTAAGCAAAATGCTGCACGCGCAAAACATATTGATCAAGGGATTTCATTAAATTTATATGTCCAAAATACGATCAAGGCCAAGGATTTATTGCAGCTTCATTTAGATGCTTGGAGTAGTGGTATTAAAACGACGTATTATGTCCGTTCAACATCAACTGAATTATTAGAATGTGAATCTTGTTCAAGCTAA
- a CDS encoding branched-chain amino acid aminotransferase has protein sequence MTTYQITKELTTNKKDKIEDDQLGFGKVFTDHMFVMDYEEGKGWHNAKITAYQPLELSPASMVFHYGQAVFEGLKAYATASGEVHLFRPDRNFKRLNASNERLCIPKIDEEFALEALKELIRVERDWIPTAPGTSLYIRPFIIATEPYLGVNPSKQYKFMIIMSPVGSYYKEGINPVKILVEQQYVRAVVGGTGEAKTAGNYASSLKGSELASQQGYAQTLWLDGKENKYVEEVGSMNIFFKIAGKVVTPALNGSILSGITRDSMINVLKSKNIPIEERAIAFAEIVEAARNGTLEEAFGTGTAAVISPVGELKWLDEILTINNGQIGEITQMLYDTLTSIQYGTMEDPFGWTIKL, from the coding sequence ATGACGACATATCAAATTACAAAAGAGCTAACAACCAATAAAAAGGACAAAATTGAAGACGATCAGCTTGGCTTCGGTAAAGTATTTACAGACCATATGTTTGTAATGGATTATGAAGAAGGCAAGGGCTGGCATAATGCGAAAATTACAGCATATCAGCCATTGGAGCTAAGTCCAGCTTCTATGGTATTTCATTATGGACAAGCTGTATTTGAAGGATTGAAAGCATATGCAACAGCTTCAGGTGAGGTTCATTTATTCCGCCCAGATCGCAATTTCAAACGTTTAAATGCTTCCAATGAAAGACTTTGTATTCCTAAAATTGACGAGGAATTTGCATTGGAAGCATTAAAGGAACTGATTCGTGTTGAGCGTGATTGGATTCCCACTGCACCTGGCACATCTTTATACATTCGTCCATTTATTATTGCGACAGAGCCTTACTTAGGTGTAAATCCATCTAAGCAGTATAAATTTATGATTATTATGTCTCCAGTAGGGTCCTATTATAAAGAAGGCATTAACCCTGTGAAAATTTTAGTGGAGCAACAGTATGTACGTGCGGTTGTGGGCGGTACAGGTGAGGCAAAAACTGCTGGTAACTATGCAAGTAGCTTAAAAGGCTCAGAACTTGCGAGTCAACAGGGTTACGCTCAAACGCTATGGTTAGACGGGAAAGAGAATAAGTATGTTGAAGAAGTTGGTAGTATGAATATTTTCTTTAAAATTGCAGGGAAGGTTGTTACACCTGCACTAAATGGTAGTATTTTATCGGGGATTACGCGTGATTCGATGATAAATGTATTAAAATCAAAAAATATTCCAATCGAAGAACGCGCAATTGCGTTTGCTGAAATTGTAGAAGCTGCGAGAAATGGGACGTTAGAAGAAGCATTCGGAACAGGTACGGCAGCAGTTATCTCGCCAGTAGGGGAATTGAAATGGCTTGATGAAATTCTAACAATTAATAACGGACAAATCGGTGAAATTACGCAAATGCTTTATGATACATTAACGAGCATCCAATATGGCACAATGGAAGATCCATTTGGTTGGACGATTAAACTATAA
- a CDS encoding iron ABC transporter substrate-binding protein, with the protein MKPFSWKSVTIYLTIILFLILIIQFGDWNKREAKEQQYLEQIVSSLEVLIDFQKSVINGEVEVDSNKKVLTMADDNFQYQLSMFIDIFGNLSEGDETLFDHYIAIEKLLNNFNDATTKEEQQNVHQQLTEQSEKLMVFMERL; encoded by the coding sequence ATGAAACCATTTTCATGGAAAAGTGTCACCATTTATTTGACGATTATCTTATTTTTAATATTAATCATTCAATTCGGTGATTGGAATAAACGTGAAGCGAAGGAACAGCAATATTTAGAACAAATTGTAAGCTCACTTGAAGTTTTAATCGATTTTCAAAAATCGGTTATAAACGGTGAAGTTGAAGTGGATTCTAATAAAAAGGTGTTAACAATGGCGGATGATAATTTCCAATATCAGCTGAGTATGTTTATTGATATTTTTGGGAATTTATCTGAGGGTGACGAAACATTGTTTGACCATTACATAGCAATTGAAAAGCTTTTAAATAATTTTAACGATGCCACAACAAAGGAAGAACAGCAAAATGTACATCAGCAATTAACGGAGCAATCCGAAAAATTAATGGTGTTTATGGAGCGTCTGTAA
- a CDS encoding flotillin family protein, with protein sequence MTGSLIAIGVVAFLILSIVIVYVSKYRTASPDEALIVTGSYLGSKNVHSDESGNRIKIIRGGGTFVFPVFQQAQPLSLLSSKLDVTTPEVYTEQGVPVMADGTAIIKIGGSISEIATAAEQFLGKEKHEREGEAREVLEGHLRSILGSMTVEEIYKNRDKFSQEVQRVASQDLAKMGLIIVSFTIKDVRDKNGYLESLGKPRIAQVKRDADIATAEADKETRIKRAQAAQEAQQAELARATEIAEAEKDNQLKVAEYRREQDIAKARADQAYELESARAKQEVTEQEMQVQIIERQKQIELEEKEILRRERQYDSEVKKKADAERYAVEQRAIAEKSKLLAEADAEKYRIETQAQADAERIRLDGIAKADAERARGTAAAEIIRLRGLAEAEAKQKIAEAFEQYGQAAILDMVVKMMPEYAKQIASPLANIDKITVVDTGSGVGGGAGKVTGYATDLMAGLQETLKASSGIDMKDLIETYVGKDSLGKALSIPQREVFSQVEELVKK encoded by the coding sequence TTGACTGGTTCATTGATTGCAATTGGAGTTGTCGCTTTTTTAATTTTATCGATCGTTATTGTTTATGTATCAAAGTACCGTACTGCAAGCCCGGATGAGGCGTTAATCGTGACGGGAAGCTATTTAGGGTCAAAAAATGTACATTCCGACGAATCAGGTAACCGAATTAAAATCATTCGCGGTGGTGGTACATTCGTATTTCCTGTGTTCCAACAAGCACAGCCATTAAGTTTACTATCTAGTAAGCTCGATGTCACAACTCCTGAAGTTTATACAGAACAAGGCGTACCCGTAATGGCAGATGGAACAGCCATTATTAAAATCGGTGGATCAATCTCTGAAATTGCCACTGCTGCTGAACAGTTTTTAGGAAAAGAAAAGCATGAGCGAGAAGGTGAAGCACGCGAAGTACTAGAAGGTCATCTGCGTTCGATTTTAGGTTCGATGACAGTGGAAGAAATTTATAAAAACCGCGATAAATTCTCTCAAGAAGTACAACGCGTCGCATCGCAAGATTTAGCGAAAATGGGCTTAATTATCGTTTCCTTTACAATTAAAGATGTCCGTGATAAAAATGGCTACTTAGAATCACTCGGAAAGCCGCGTATTGCCCAAGTAAAGCGTGATGCGGATATCGCCACTGCCGAAGCGGATAAAGAAACACGTATTAAACGCGCTCAAGCGGCTCAAGAGGCTCAACAAGCAGAACTAGCCCGTGCCACTGAAATTGCAGAGGCCGAAAAAGATAACCAATTAAAAGTTGCCGAATACCGACGCGAGCAAGATATCGCCAAAGCACGTGCTGACCAAGCATATGAACTCGAATCGGCACGAGCTAAACAGGAAGTAACCGAGCAAGAAATGCAAGTTCAAATTATTGAACGTCAAAAGCAAATTGAATTAGAGGAAAAAGAGATTTTACGTCGTGAACGTCAATATGACTCAGAAGTGAAAAAGAAAGCCGATGCGGAGCGCTATGCAGTAGAGCAACGTGCCATCGCAGAAAAGTCGAAGCTACTTGCAGAAGCAGATGCTGAAAAATACCGCATTGAAACACAAGCCCAAGCAGATGCGGAGCGTATTCGATTAGATGGTATTGCCAAAGCCGATGCAGAGCGCGCACGAGGTACAGCAGCTGCGGAAATTATCCGTCTGCGCGGTTTAGCCGAAGCCGAAGCGAAACAAAAAATTGCAGAAGCTTTCGAACAATATGGTCAAGCAGCGATTTTAGATATGGTTGTAAAAATGATGCCAGAATACGCAAAACAAATTGCAAGCCCATTAGCAAATATTGATAAAATTACAGTCGTTGATACTGGCAGCGGTGTTGGCGGTGGCGCTGGTAAAGTAACAGGCTATGCAACAGATTTAATGGCTGGTTTGCAAGAAACGTTAAAAGCATCATCAGGCATTGATATGAAGGATCTAATCGAAACGTATGTAGGAAAGGATTCATTAGGAAAAGCTCTGTCAATTCCACAACGTGAAGTTTTTTCACAAGTTGAGGAATTAGTAAAAAAATAA
- a CDS encoding glucose 1-dehydrogenase, translating to MMLMEGKAGLVTAAGSGIGRASALALAKAGAKVMVSDVNVDGGLETVKLIQEIGGEAQFFKCDASKEEEVKALVDETVNAFGKLDFAHNNAGVNLQQTKIGDADSAAWDKTIQINLYGTFYSIKHQVNAMMKNGGGSIVNTASGAGMEGVVNMAAYVASKHAVVGLTKSAALEYGKEKIRVNAIAPGSTITPAIERWAQTSPDQYNAVLKAMPSGEMTKAEDQGNAVLFLCSDLAKQVNGVILPVDGGYVAGKLPL from the coding sequence ATGATGTTAATGGAAGGTAAAGCTGGTTTAGTAACAGCTGCTGGATCAGGTATTGGACGAGCTAGTGCACTAGCTTTAGCAAAAGCAGGCGCAAAAGTAATGGTATCAGACGTAAATGTAGACGGTGGTCTTGAAACAGTTAAATTGATTCAAGAAATCGGTGGCGAAGCACAATTCTTTAAATGTGATGCTAGTAAAGAAGAGGAAGTAAAAGCACTTGTTGACGAGACTGTAAACGCTTTCGGTAAGTTAGATTTCGCACACAATAATGCTGGCGTAAACTTACAACAAACTAAAATCGGTGATGCTGATTCAGCTGCATGGGATAAAACTATACAAATTAATCTATATGGTACGTTCTATTCTATTAAGCACCAAGTAAATGCCATGATGAAAAATGGTGGTGGTTCTATCGTTAACACAGCTTCTGGTGCTGGTATGGAAGGCGTTGTGAACATGGCTGCATATGTAGCATCTAAGCACGCGGTAGTTGGATTAACTAAATCTGCTGCATTAGAATACGGAAAAGAAAAAATCCGTGTAAATGCCATTGCACCAGGTTCTACTATTACACCAGCTATCGAACGTTGGGCACAGACTTCACCAGACCAATATAACGCGGTTTTAAAAGCTATGCCTTCAGGTGAAATGACTAAAGCTGAGGATCAAGGGAATGCAGTATTATTCTTATGCTCAGATTTAGCAAAACAAGTCAACGGCGTTATCTTACCTGTTGATGGTGGCTACGTAGCAGGAAAATTACCTTTATAA
- a CDS encoding pentapeptide repeat-containing protein: MSIQEMKNLRADCGNCFGLCCVALPYAKSADFAFNKDSGTPCKNLNTDYRCSIHQNLRNKGFRGCTVYECFGAGQKVSQRTYKQNSWINNPSTASEMFNVFPIMQQLHEMLYYLYEALNLKEALPLYKDLQNAVEETAQLTNLSPQLLLQLNIPTYRESINKLLLQTSERVRATIKNNKNPAKQMKRTDFIGAKLRGTDLRGMNLRGALLIAADLRDCDMRVTDFIGADMRDANLSGANLLGSIFLTQAQINAANGDRNTVLPPNFSIPKHWLV; the protein is encoded by the coding sequence ATGTCTATTCAAGAAATGAAAAACTTACGTGCTGACTGTGGCAATTGTTTCGGTTTATGCTGTGTCGCCCTACCTTATGCTAAGTCTGCTGATTTTGCATTTAATAAGGACAGCGGGACACCTTGTAAAAATTTAAACACCGATTACCGTTGTAGTATTCATCAAAATTTAAGAAATAAAGGCTTCCGTGGCTGCACAGTATATGAATGCTTCGGTGCTGGTCAAAAGGTTTCACAACGAACGTACAAGCAAAACAGCTGGATAAATAACCCATCCACCGCAAGCGAAATGTTTAATGTATTTCCCATTATGCAACAGCTACATGAAATGCTTTACTATTTATATGAAGCTCTTAACTTGAAAGAAGCGCTGCCGTTGTATAAAGATTTGCAAAATGCTGTGGAGGAAACAGCTCAGCTCACTAATTTAAGTCCACAGTTGCTCTTACAGCTTAATATTCCGACTTATAGAGAAAGTATTAATAAATTGCTTCTCCAAACAAGTGAACGTGTTCGTGCAACTATAAAAAACAATAAAAATCCTGCTAAACAAATGAAAAGAACGGACTTTATTGGTGCTAAATTAAGAGGTACTGACCTTAGAGGAATGAATTTAAGAGGTGCTTTGCTTATAGCAGCTGACTTACGGGATTGTGATATGAGAGTCACAGATTTTATCGGTGCGGATATGCGGGACGCGAATTTAAGTGGTGCAAATCTTCTAGGCAGTATTTTTCTTACACAAGCTCAAATAAATGCTGCAAACGGCGACCGAAATACCGTATTACCACCAAACTTTAGCATACCCAAACATTGGCTCGTATAA